One Nostoc punctiforme PCC 73102 DNA window includes the following coding sequences:
- a CDS encoding DUF4385 domain-containing protein, with protein MPFDYSLDFKNIDFRQHPELYRVGKGEQGVLLVEPYKSEILPYWRFKTPEIARESSEKIYEMFLVYLKQDDFIGADMARKFIQMGYTRSRRYANHKTGRKYKQNSETSGSKKEILPYEEDPVKAESAAIFKAKWIQAKTNEKYQELLARHKQMYESISPL; from the coding sequence ATGCCATTTGATTATTCTTTAGACTTTAAAAATATCGATTTTCGCCAACATCCTGAATTATATCGCGTTGGCAAGGGTGAACAGGGCGTACTTTTGGTGGAACCATACAAATCAGAAATTCTTCCCTACTGGCGGTTCAAAACTCCTGAGATTGCTAGAGAATCAAGTGAAAAAATCTACGAAATGTTTCTTGTTTATCTAAAACAAGATGATTTTATCGGCGCGGATATGGCACGAAAGTTTATCCAAATGGGTTATACTCGCTCTCGCCGTTATGCTAATCATAAAACAGGCAGAAAATATAAACAAAATTCGGAAACTTCAGGTTCTAAAAAAGAGATTCTTCCTTACGAAGAAGACCCTGTTAAAGCCGAGTCAGCAGCAATTTTTAAAGCCAAGTGGATACAAGCAAAGACAAATGAGAAATATCAAGAGCTTTTAGCCAGGCATAAACAGATGTATGAAAGCATCTCACCTTTGTAA
- a CDS encoding ABC transporter ATP-binding protein, which yields MPTMIWMESITKTYHLGEVSVPILKGIQLSIEEGEYVSIMGASGSGKSTLMNILGCLDRPTTGDYIFEGRNLTTFDDDELAYIRNQRIGFVFQQFNLLARATALENVMLPMVYANLPKPKRRERALEALEKVGLQGRIANRPSQLSGGQQQRVAIARALVNRPALVLADEPTGALDTETSYEVMNLLTELNDQGITIVIVTHEPDIAAQTKRIIRVQDGLIVG from the coding sequence ATGCCAACAATGATTTGGATGGAATCTATTACTAAAACTTACCACTTGGGAGAAGTTAGTGTTCCAATACTTAAGGGAATTCAACTCTCTATTGAGGAAGGGGAATATGTCTCGATTATGGGTGCGTCAGGTTCGGGTAAATCCACGCTGATGAATATTTTGGGATGTCTGGATCGTCCAACAACTGGAGACTATATTTTTGAAGGCAGAAACCTGACGACTTTTGATGATGATGAATTAGCGTATATTCGCAACCAAAGAATAGGTTTTGTTTTTCAACAATTTAACCTCTTGGCGAGGGCAACAGCACTGGAAAACGTTATGTTACCGATGGTTTACGCTAACTTACCCAAGCCAAAACGCCGTGAAAGGGCATTAGAAGCCCTGGAAAAAGTAGGATTACAGGGACGCATAGCTAACCGTCCTAGTCAACTATCTGGGGGACAACAACAACGCGTAGCGATCGCTCGTGCTTTAGTCAACCGACCTGCATTAGTTTTGGCAGATGAGCCAACAGGAGCTTTAGATACTGAAACTTCTTATGAGGTGATGAATTTGCTGACAGAACTTAATGACCAAGGAATCACAATTGTAATTGTCACTCATGAACCAGATATCGCTGCTCAAACAAAAAGGATTATTCGAGTTCAGGATGGCTTGATTGTTGGCTAA
- a CDS encoding class I SAM-dependent methyltransferase, translating into MLNFLHFIVTFVVILSCSLLNPTLTAQAATGAMSTIVTEPVLSVAVGAASRREGRSRSAGYAYAVYEQRIIHSPDGIGKYYMGREIAKVMGYTGAGWLERPSREGEEQPSKVVSLLNLKPNDVVADIGAGTGYLSFRIAPLLTAGKVLAVDVQPEMLEIIELFKKEKNITNVEPVLATLSDPNLPSESINLALMVDAYHELEYPQEVMQGIVKALKPGGRVVLVEYRGENPFIMIKGLHKMTQKQVRKEMQAVGLVWRETKNLLPQQHLMVFEKSA; encoded by the coding sequence ATGCTAAATTTTCTCCACTTTATAGTAACTTTTGTTGTGATATTAAGTTGCTCGCTGCTGAACCCAACCCTGACAGCACAAGCCGCTACTGGTGCGATGTCTACGATAGTCACTGAGCCTGTCCTGAGCGTAGCCGTTGGCGCAGCCTCTCGTAGAGAAGGGCGCAGCCGAAGTGCGGGCTACGCCTACGCTGTTTACGAACAACGGATAATCCACAGTCCAGATGGTATCGGCAAATATTACATGGGGCGCGAAATCGCCAAAGTTATGGGATACACTGGCGCTGGCTGGCTAGAACGTCCAAGCCGAGAGGGAGAGGAACAGCCAAGTAAGGTAGTCAGCCTCCTCAATCTGAAACCTAATGATGTGGTGGCGGATATTGGCGCTGGTACAGGTTACTTAAGCTTTCGCATCGCGCCGTTATTAACAGCAGGTAAAGTGTTGGCTGTAGATGTTCAGCCAGAAATGTTGGAAATAATTGAGTTGTTCAAAAAAGAGAAAAATATCACCAATGTTGAGCCTGTTTTGGCAACCCTTAGTGACCCCAACTTACCATCTGAAAGTATCAATTTGGCGTTGATGGTGGATGCTTACCATGAACTTGAGTATCCCCAAGAAGTGATGCAAGGAATTGTCAAAGCACTTAAACCAGGTGGTAGGGTGGTGCTGGTTGAGTACCGGGGTGAAAATCCCTTTATTATGATTAAAGGTCTGCACAAGATGACTCAAAAGCAAGTGCGTAAAGAAATGCAAGCTGTTGGTTTGGTTTGGCGGGAAACTAAAAACTTATTACCTCAACAGCATTTAATGGTCTTTGAAAAGTCGGCTTAA
- a CDS encoding VOC family protein → MLSSTQSVNSVLAPGNLRKVHHIALNVQDMQASRYFYGTILGLHELTDDEVPATLTELVASGKVANFITPDGTILDLFGEPELSPPDPNPEKTFTRAYHLAFDIDPQLFDRAVTVIGENKIAIAHGPVTRPTGRGVYFYDPDGFMIEIRCDPEAS, encoded by the coding sequence ATGCTATCTAGCACCCAATCTGTGAACAGTGTCCTTGCGCCAGGAAATTTGCGTAAAGTGCATCACATTGCACTAAATGTCCAGGATATGCAAGCTTCCCGTTACTTTTATGGCACAATCTTGGGTTTACACGAACTCACCGACGACGAAGTACCCGCAACTCTGACGGAACTTGTCGCATCAGGGAAAGTAGCGAACTTTATTACCCCGGATGGGACAATACTGGATTTATTTGGGGAACCAGAATTATCACCACCAGATCCCAATCCAGAGAAGACATTCACCAGAGCCTACCATTTGGCTTTTGACATCGATCCGCAGTTATTCGATCGCGCAGTGACAGTGATCGGAGAAAATAAAATAGCGATCGCACATGGCCCAGTCACTCGTCCTACTGGTAGAGGTGTGTATTTTTACGATCCAGATGGCTTTATGATTGAAATTCGTTGCGATCCAGAAGCTAGTTAA
- a CDS encoding cupin domain-containing protein: MEKYLVTKEEIESYEGLEKTHFLNSNARRLNKSLGDLTGLKNIGFHIIEVEPGRESTELHMHYHEEECVYVLEGEAEATIGESIYPVKAGDFIGYRAGGKPHKLTNTGNSIFKCIVVGQRLDHDIGDYPNLQKRIYRSKGLKWNLVDMENIAEPVAGKKA; this comes from the coding sequence ATGGAAAAGTATTTAGTCACCAAAGAAGAGATTGAGTCTTATGAAGGACTAGAAAAAACACATTTTCTCAACTCCAATGCTCGCAGACTGAATAAGTCTTTAGGAGATTTGACAGGTTTAAAAAATATCGGTTTCCACATCATTGAAGTAGAGCCTGGACGTGAATCAACGGAGCTTCATATGCACTATCACGAAGAAGAGTGCGTATACGTTCTTGAGGGAGAAGCTGAGGCAACAATTGGAGAAAGCATTTATCCAGTTAAAGCAGGAGATTTTATTGGATATCGCGCTGGTGGTAAGCCGCATAAGCTGACAAACACGGGCAATTCTATATTCAAATGTATAGTAGTTGGTCAAAGGCTAGACCATGATATCGGTGACTATCCAAATTTGCAGAAACGTATATATAGGAGTAAAGGTTTAAAATGGAATCTGGTCGATATGGAAAATATAGCTGAACCAGTAGCAGGTAAGAAGGCATAA
- a CDS encoding efflux RND transporter periplasmic adaptor subunit has translation MKIDTQNAVDSSVLVPEVKKKKGKRNWLSWLIAFCLLGGIGYAVYYQVAVVSQQQASRRVLTRPVQRQSLTITVSANGTVKPERSINLSPKNSGILKTLLAKEGDLVKQGQIVAYMDDSNLRGQLTSAQGQLAQAEANLQKAIAGNRPQDIAQAQGVLDEAQANLQKVQAGNRSQDIAQAQARLQSAQATLRQAEDDFVRNQQLYNAGGISLQTLNQNRATRDSAQASVNEAQQALGLQKAGSRPEDIEQAQAVVKQRQQALALLKAGTRQEDINAARAQVTSARGSLQNIQAEINDTIIRAPFDGVVTKKFADPGAFVTPTTASSEVASSSSSSILSLASTNEVVANLAETNISKISLGQKVSITADAYPGKTFEGKVSQIAAQAIVEQNVTSFEVRVSLSDPQRLLRSGMNAEVDFQVGQVENVLVVPTASVVRQQNATGVYVTGADNKPVFTRIETGVTANNFTEVKSGLTGNERVLLSFPPGSRPQSTPRGGVFPGLGGGGGTGGGGGRSGGGGSRSGGGGGGRSGGSSGGGSP, from the coding sequence GCTTTTTGCCTTTTGGGTGGAATTGGCTATGCAGTTTATTACCAAGTAGCCGTTGTTTCCCAGCAACAAGCCAGCCGTCGGGTGCTGACAAGACCTGTACAAAGGCAGAGTTTAACAATCACAGTTTCAGCGAACGGAACAGTAAAACCTGAGCGGTCAATCAACCTCAGCCCGAAAAATTCCGGTATCTTGAAAACACTGCTAGCGAAAGAAGGGGATCTCGTTAAACAAGGACAGATTGTCGCTTACATGGATGATTCCAACCTGCGAGGGCAACTTACTTCTGCTCAAGGACAATTGGCACAAGCCGAGGCGAATTTGCAAAAAGCGATCGCAGGTAATCGTCCTCAAGATATTGCTCAAGCACAAGGAGTATTAGACGAAGCCCAGGCGAATCTGCAAAAGGTACAAGCAGGCAATCGCTCTCAAGATATTGCCCAAGCACAGGCACGCTTGCAAAGCGCTCAAGCCACTCTTCGCCAAGCAGAAGATGATTTTGTTCGCAATCAACAGCTTTACAATGCAGGTGGTATATCCCTTCAGACTCTTAACCAAAACCGTGCCACTCGTGACAGCGCCCAAGCTAGTGTAAATGAAGCACAGCAAGCACTTGGGTTGCAAAAAGCTGGGTCACGTCCAGAAGACATCGAGCAAGCACAAGCTGTAGTGAAGCAGAGACAACAAGCTTTGGCACTTTTGAAAGCCGGAACGCGCCAAGAAGATATTAACGCAGCCCGTGCCCAGGTAACATCTGCTCGTGGTTCGCTGCAAAACATCCAAGCCGAAATAAATGACACAATCATTCGCGCCCCTTTTGATGGGGTAGTGACAAAGAAATTTGCCGATCCAGGTGCTTTCGTGACACCCACAACTGCCAGTAGTGAAGTCGCTTCCTCTTCTTCTTCTTCAATCTTGTCTCTAGCTTCAACAAATGAAGTTGTCGCAAATTTAGCGGAAACAAATATTTCCAAAATCAGCCTTGGTCAAAAAGTCTCGATTACAGCAGATGCCTACCCAGGAAAAACCTTTGAAGGTAAAGTCAGCCAAATTGCTGCCCAAGCAATAGTAGAACAAAACGTTACCAGTTTTGAAGTGAGAGTATCACTTTCAGACCCTCAAAGACTACTGCGGTCTGGAATGAATGCGGAAGTAGATTTTCAAGTCGGTCAGGTTGAAAACGTTTTAGTAGTGCCAACCGCGTCAGTTGTGCGCCAACAAAATGCCACAGGTGTGTATGTGACTGGAGCAGATAACAAACCTGTCTTTACTCGCATCGAGACTGGTGTCACCGCAAATAACTTTACCGAAGTTAAGTCTGGATTGACGGGAAACGAGAGAGTATTACTAAGTTTCCCACCAGGGTCACGTCCGCAATCAACACCACGAGGAGGAGTTTTCCCTGGTCTTGGAGGAGGCGGTGGAACTGGTGGTGGCGGAGGTCGTTCAGGTGGTGGCGGAAGTCGTTCAGGTGGTGGCGGCGGAGGTCGTTCAGGCGGTAGTTCGGGTGGTGGTTCCCCTTAA
- the infC gene encoding translation initiation factor IF-3 encodes MPVIEKKRTRDLPQINERIRFPKIRVIDTDGAQLGIMPPQEALQLAEEKELDLVLISDKADPPVCRIMDYGKYKFEQEKKAREARKKQHTADVKEVKMRYKIEEHDYNVRVKQAERFLKDGDKVKATVMFRGREIQHSDLAEDLLKRMATDLEPFGELQQAPKKEGRNMMMLISPKK; translated from the coding sequence ATGCCTGTGATTGAGAAGAAAAGAACTCGCGATCTGCCCCAAATTAACGAACGAATTCGCTTCCCGAAAATTCGGGTCATTGATACTGACGGTGCCCAATTGGGAATTATGCCCCCACAGGAAGCACTACAACTAGCAGAAGAGAAAGAGTTAGATTTGGTGCTTATAAGTGACAAAGCTGACCCGCCAGTTTGTCGGATTATGGACTACGGGAAATATAAGTTTGAGCAGGAGAAAAAGGCGCGGGAAGCCCGGAAAAAGCAGCACACGGCTGATGTCAAAGAAGTTAAGATGCGCTACAAAATAGAAGAACACGACTACAACGTGCGTGTTAAGCAAGCAGAGCGCTTTTTGAAAGATGGCGATAAAGTCAAAGCGACTGTGATGTTCCGGGGTCGAGAAATTCAACACAGCGACCTAGCAGAAGATTTGCTCAAGCGAATGGCAACGGATTTGGAGCCTTTTGGTGAGCTTCAACAAGCGCCTAAAAAAGAAGGGCGAAATATGATGATGCTTATCTCGCCCAAAAAATAA
- a CDS encoding cation:proton antiporter gives MQNLSLMLVPVLAAQKAAGDGLIKPLGHHELLLVLVQLSLLLLVARGLGELMRRINLPPVVGELLAGVLLGPSLFGLLLPDLQAHIFPKSQEQSNLLSVISWLGVLFLLIVTGLETDLKLILRKGKTALLISLGGIIIPFITGFGLGWLLPDNFLADPEKRLVFSLFIATAMSISAVPVIAKVLMDLNLIRRDIGQVTLAAGMTDDTIGWILLSVVSGLASSGKFDLGTIFHSVSAAILFLAIAFTIGRTIVDQILRWVDDYVGGIAASMSVVLILSLAAAALTHALGLEAALGAFVLGILAGQSRRFSNEAGHMLEVFTASFLAPIFFASAGLKVNLLALLVPQTLLFGLIVLAVACVGKFTGAYLGSRVGGLSHWEGLAMGSGMNARGAMEIVVATIGLSLGVLNPQMYSIIVMVAIVTSLMAPPLLRWTLSKVVMSEEEARRLEQEEQDSRSFIKQIQRVLIPTSGGPNIQLAAQLVGYMAHQNSIEVTSLYALSDKQPQKKGRRAATQVKDTAAEEALASVAEEMQLPDDTTLQTKMESGRSKAEVILNEANKNYDLIVLGASEQIRPQKTLFNLLVDRVVQEAPCATMVVKSHLPQAKGKICKIAQQKLTKILVPTVGTEYSKNAVEMASTIAAQTGALVMIVNVINLPQVEYILYEQRSLTPVKEIAHDLLEQQAAIGRNLGADVKTYILQGSSPEREILKFAQTQEVDLIILGSSIRMVTGRVFFGHRVDAILSKAHCPVAVITTP, from the coding sequence ATGCAAAACCTGTCCCTGATGTTAGTCCCTGTACTCGCTGCACAGAAAGCAGCAGGTGACGGTTTAATTAAACCTCTCGGTCATCATGAGCTGCTGTTGGTGCTGGTGCAACTGTCATTGTTGCTTCTGGTAGCGCGGGGATTAGGTGAGTTGATGCGCCGGATTAACCTACCGCCTGTTGTTGGGGAATTACTGGCAGGTGTGCTGCTTGGCCCTTCTCTATTTGGTTTGCTCCTTCCAGACTTACAGGCGCACATCTTTCCTAAAAGTCAAGAACAATCTAATTTACTTTCGGTGATTTCTTGGCTAGGCGTGTTATTTTTGCTGATTGTGACTGGGTTGGAGACGGATCTCAAGCTGATTCTTCGTAAGGGTAAAACAGCTCTGCTGATTTCACTAGGCGGAATCATTATCCCGTTTATCACCGGCTTTGGATTAGGTTGGCTATTGCCAGATAATTTTTTAGCCGACCCAGAAAAGCGACTAGTATTCAGTCTGTTCATAGCCACAGCAATGAGTATTTCGGCAGTACCAGTAATTGCTAAGGTGCTGATGGACTTAAACCTGATTCGCCGTGATATTGGTCAAGTTACCTTAGCCGCTGGGATGACTGACGATACTATCGGCTGGATTTTACTTTCTGTGGTTTCAGGTCTAGCTAGTAGCGGCAAGTTTGACCTTGGGACAATTTTCCATTCCGTGAGTGCGGCTATATTATTTCTAGCGATCGCTTTCACAATTGGGCGTACCATCGTAGACCAGATTTTGCGCTGGGTTGATGACTATGTTGGTGGAATCGCTGCTAGTATGTCGGTTGTGCTGATTCTTTCGCTCGCCGCAGCAGCGCTTACCCATGCATTAGGTCTAGAAGCAGCATTAGGTGCTTTCGTGCTGGGGATTCTGGCCGGTCAATCCCGCCGCTTTAGCAATGAAGCTGGACACATGCTAGAAGTTTTCACAGCAAGCTTTCTAGCGCCAATTTTCTTTGCTTCAGCTGGCTTGAAAGTTAATTTGCTAGCTCTTTTAGTCCCTCAAACACTGCTATTTGGCTTGATTGTTCTCGCTGTCGCCTGTGTTGGTAAATTTACAGGTGCTTACCTTGGTTCTCGTGTCGGTGGCTTGAGTCATTGGGAAGGTTTAGCGATGGGTTCCGGGATGAATGCTCGCGGGGCGATGGAAATTGTCGTTGCCACGATTGGTTTATCTTTGGGAGTGCTGAATCCCCAGATGTACTCGATTATTGTCATGGTGGCGATCGTCACTTCCTTAATGGCTCCACCCCTTCTGCGCTGGACTTTATCAAAAGTGGTGATGAGTGAAGAGGAAGCTCGACGTTTGGAACAAGAGGAACAGGATAGCCGTAGCTTTATCAAACAGATCCAGCGTGTCTTAATACCTACTAGCGGTGGTCCTAACATCCAACTTGCAGCGCAACTAGTGGGCTACATGGCTCACCAAAACTCGATAGAAGTCACATCTCTATATGCCCTGAGTGACAAGCAGCCTCAAAAGAAAGGCCGCCGGGCAGCGACCCAGGTTAAAGATACCGCCGCCGAGGAAGCTCTGGCTTCTGTTGCTGAGGAAATGCAGCTACCTGATGATACGACCCTGCAAACAAAAATGGAGTCTGGGCGTAGTAAAGCGGAGGTAATTTTGAATGAAGCGAACAAAAACTATGACTTGATCGTATTGGGAGCTTCTGAACAGATACGTCCTCAGAAAACATTGTTCAATTTGCTTGTAGATCGAGTAGTACAAGAAGCGCCATGTGCAACGATGGTAGTAAAGTCGCACCTACCCCAAGCTAAAGGCAAGATATGCAAAATTGCTCAACAAAAGCTGACAAAGATTCTGGTACCAACGGTGGGCACAGAATATAGCAAAAATGCTGTAGAGATGGCAAGTACGATCGCTGCTCAAACGGGAGCATTAGTGATGATCGTGAACGTGATTAATTTGCCACAAGTTGAATATATTCTATACGAACAGCGATCGCTAACTCCAGTGAAGGAAATTGCTCACGATCTGCTTGAACAGCAAGCAGCAATTGGCCGCAATCTAGGTGCTGATGTCAAAACATATATTCTTCAAGGAAGCAGCCCAGAAAGGGAAATCCTCAAGTTTGCCCAAACCCAAGAAGTTGACCTAATTATTTTAGGGAGTAGTATCCGAATGGTTACGGGTCGCGTTTTCTTTGGTCACAGAGTGGATGCAATATTAAGTAAAGCCCATTGCCCAGTAGCAGTAATTACTACGCCATAG
- a CDS encoding TolC family protein, with the protein MNFSLLFVHSTWVGVGFAILFPALASAVTPPKPQNNSSSVQVPDYLNPNPNPLQFPTKPQEVRIQGTVPITLAQALELARRNNRDLQVAILQLERSRSALRESQAALFPTLGINSNLTNSGNGFTNNSSQSSTSFNGSAQLNYNLYTSGNRQGAIQAAEEQLRVDELNVESQSLTIRLNATTQYYDLQQADEQVRINRAAVENAQASLRDTQAREQAGVGTRFDVLQAQVNLANAQQQLTNAISQQQIARRQLATTLSLSQSVDISTADPVQLAGLWSQTVEQSIVQAFQNRPELQQQLAQRNISEQQRRQALSQLGPQISLAGNYNLLDRYDDGVSITDGYSVGLQGNLTLFDGGAARARAAQSRTNIAIAESQFATQRDQIRFDVEQFYSQLQSNLNNVQTSSVALNQAREALNLARLRFQAGVGTQTEVISAENDLTRAEGNRVTAILDYNRALANLQRSVTSRGSR; encoded by the coding sequence ATGAATTTTAGCTTATTATTTGTGCATTCTACCTGGGTTGGTGTTGGGTTTGCGATTCTTTTTCCAGCTTTAGCAAGTGCAGTAACTCCGCCAAAACCGCAGAATAACTCAAGCTCTGTGCAGGTTCCTGATTACCTCAACCCTAATCCCAATCCTCTGCAATTTCCTACTAAACCCCAGGAAGTAAGGATTCAGGGAACTGTGCCAATCACTTTGGCACAAGCTTTGGAACTAGCACGACGCAATAATCGAGATTTACAGGTAGCAATATTACAGCTAGAACGCAGTCGTTCAGCCCTACGCGAATCTCAAGCTGCCTTATTTCCTACTTTGGGAATCAACAGTAATTTGACTAATAGTGGTAATGGTTTTACTAATAATTCATCTCAATCCAGCACCTCTTTTAATGGTTCAGCACAACTAAATTACAACCTCTACACCTCCGGTAATCGACAAGGGGCAATCCAAGCAGCTGAAGAACAATTACGTGTAGATGAATTGAATGTTGAAAGTCAGTCTTTGACAATTAGGTTGAATGCCACGACTCAATACTACGATTTGCAACAAGCAGATGAACAAGTAAGAATTAACCGAGCTGCTGTGGAGAATGCCCAAGCTAGTTTACGGGATACTCAAGCCAGAGAACAGGCGGGAGTAGGTACGCGGTTCGATGTGCTGCAAGCTCAGGTGAATTTAGCAAACGCCCAACAACAACTGACAAATGCTATCTCGCAGCAGCAAATTGCCCGTCGTCAGCTTGCCACTACGTTAAGTTTGTCGCAGTCAGTTGATATCAGTACCGCAGATCCTGTACAGTTAGCCGGTCTTTGGTCGCAGACGGTAGAACAAAGTATTGTCCAAGCGTTTCAAAATCGTCCAGAATTGCAACAGCAATTAGCACAACGTAACATTAGTGAGCAACAGCGACGGCAAGCACTTTCACAGTTAGGGCCGCAAATTAGTTTGGCCGGTAACTACAACTTGCTAGATCGTTATGATGATGGTGTCAGCATTACTGATGGCTATTCAGTAGGGCTCCAAGGAAATCTCACTTTGTTTGATGGAGGAGCAGCAAGAGCAAGGGCAGCTCAGTCGAGAACAAATATTGCGATCGCAGAGAGTCAATTTGCCACCCAGCGTGACCAAATTCGCTTTGATGTAGAACAATTCTATTCTCAATTGCAATCTAATTTAAATAATGTGCAGACTTCTAGTGTGGCTTTAAATCAAGCCAGGGAAGCTCTAAATTTAGCAAGGCTGAGGTTCCAAGCTGGTGTGGGCACTCAAACAGAGGTGATCTCTGCTGAAAATGACCTGACAAGAGCAGAAGGTAATCGAGTCACAGCTATTTTGGATTACAATCGCGCTTTAGCTAATTTGCAAAGATCGGTTACTTCTAGAGGATCGCGCTAA
- a CDS encoding class I SAM-dependent methyltransferase has product MATGTGLVAIPAAEKVGSEGYVIGIDMTPGMLHQARIKIAAAKLQNIELIEADVEYFNFSESSFDVVFCCEAIVLVPDILAILKKWYRFLKPGGFVAFTCPPETAFMASLQQRICARVLGVSLPHILEPLGTPEKCRNLLNQAGFRDIEIKIEPSGRYRPLRDNRLSEIAININFKGNPLLSKLSQEQLNQLQVEYKAEIEKLATEQGIWEDTTKLFVRARK; this is encoded by the coding sequence GTGGCAACTGGAACAGGTTTAGTTGCGATACCCGCAGCTGAAAAAGTTGGTTCAGAGGGCTATGTAATTGGGATTGACATGACCCCTGGAATGTTGCATCAAGCAAGAATTAAAATTGCAGCGGCAAAATTACAAAATATCGAGTTGATTGAGGCGGATGTAGAATATTTCAACTTTAGTGAGAGTAGTTTTGATGTTGTCTTTTGCTGTGAGGCAATTGTACTTGTTCCTGATATACTTGCTATTTTGAAAAAGTGGTATCGCTTCTTGAAACCCGGAGGCTTTGTGGCATTCACCTGTCCTCCCGAAACTGCTTTTATGGCCTCTCTTCAGCAGAGGATCTGCGCTAGAGTTTTAGGCGTATCGCTACCACATATACTTGAACCACTGGGAACTCCAGAAAAATGTCGAAATTTGCTTAATCAGGCAGGTTTTAGAGATATAGAAATTAAGATTGAACCATCAGGACGTTATCGCCCTCTTAGGGATAACAGATTATCTGAGATAGCAATTAATATAAATTTTAAAGGTAATCCCCTGTTGTCAAAATTATCACAAGAACAATTAAATCAGTTGCAAGTTGAGTACAAAGCAGAAATTGAGAAACTAGCAACCGAGCAAGGTATTTGGGAAGACACTACAAAGTTATTTGTTCGCGCTCGAAAATAA
- a CDS encoding ABC transporter permease: protein MFKIFKGFYKAKKTRTVPLLEILTMAAETLWSNKLRTGLTMLGVIIGISSVIAITSVGQGVQKGVEQQIQALGTDVIQILAGAARSGNVRQGVGSSSTLTWEDAKAIATQAPSAQMVSAYLQRTAQVVYAGQNTSTTIYGTDLNYPEVRNTHPQQGRYFTQEELDTVAQVAILGPTVQTTLFGQGVNPIGEKIRIQGEAYQVIGVMEPKGSQGPMDRDDQVFIPLTSMSKRLVGNNALVGVSVNGILVKGANQEQLEAAQFQVTNLLRLRHNIYPPQADDFRLTNQADIVSTFTSVVGLFTVMVVAIAGISLVVGGIGIANIMLVSVVERTREIGIRKAVGATNSAILNQFLAEAIVISIVGGGIGMATGILLAFIASSIFKFPFIISFLSIIAGFVLSLSVGLVAGVIPARNASKLDPINALRSD from the coding sequence ATGTTTAAGATATTTAAGGGCTTTTACAAAGCTAAGAAGACCCGCACAGTACCGTTGCTGGAAATATTGACAATGGCGGCAGAGACTCTGTGGAGTAACAAATTACGCACAGGTTTAACGATGTTGGGCGTGATTATTGGGATTTCTTCAGTCATTGCCATTACTTCTGTTGGTCAGGGAGTGCAAAAGGGCGTAGAGCAACAGATCCAAGCATTGGGTACAGATGTGATCCAAATCTTAGCGGGTGCTGCAAGAAGCGGGAATGTCCGTCAAGGAGTAGGTTCTAGCAGCACCTTGACCTGGGAAGATGCAAAAGCGATCGCTACACAAGCGCCATCAGCACAGATGGTTTCTGCTTATCTCCAACGGACTGCCCAAGTTGTGTATGCAGGACAGAACACCTCAACAACCATTTATGGCACAGATTTAAATTATCCAGAAGTCAGAAATACTCACCCCCAGCAAGGGAGATATTTTACTCAAGAAGAACTAGATACTGTCGCACAGGTAGCTATTCTTGGCCCTACAGTTCAAACCACGCTCTTTGGACAGGGTGTAAATCCTATCGGCGAGAAAATTCGCATTCAGGGAGAGGCTTATCAAGTGATTGGGGTGATGGAACCTAAAGGCTCTCAGGGGCCGATGGATCGAGATGACCAGGTTTTCATTCCTCTAACTAGTATGTCGAAGAGACTAGTAGGGAACAATGCTTTGGTAGGCGTTTCTGTAAATGGAATTTTAGTCAAAGGCGCTAATCAGGAGCAGTTAGAAGCTGCTCAGTTTCAAGTTACCAATCTCTTACGTCTGCGTCACAATATTTATCCGCCACAAGCTGATGATTTTCGGCTGACTAATCAAGCTGATATTGTTAGTACTTTTACTAGTGTTGTAGGCTTATTTACAGTAATGGTAGTAGCGATCGCTGGTATTTCGTTAGTGGTTGGTGGAATTGGTATTGCCAACATTATGCTAGTTTCCGTAGTTGAGCGGACGCGAGAGATCGGGATTCGTAAAGCTGTAGGAGCCACGAATTCGGCAATCCTTAATCAATTTTTAGCTGAAGCGATCGTAATTTCCATTGTCGGCGGAGGTATTGGGATGGCCACTGGGATTTTATTAGCCTTTATAGCTTCAAGCATTTTCAAATTTCCCTTTATCATTTCTTTCTTGTCGATTATTGCTGGATTTGTACTCTCATTGAGTGTTGGCTTAGTTGCTGGGGTAATTCCAGCACGAAACGCATCTAAATTAGATCCAATTAATGCTTTAAGAAGCGACTAA